Proteins from a genomic interval of Geodermatophilus obscurus DSM 43160:
- a CDS encoding flagellar basal body rod protein FlgC, which produces MSTFDSLGISGSGLLVHRKWLDAVSDNIANINNVTSTDQDAFQERLIVAQAVDYGSGEGGVRVARAEYGSAEGRMVHEPDHPLADANGYVRYPDIDLGDQMTQLIMAQRGYQANLAVVERATTAYQAALQLGKG; this is translated from the coding sequence ATGAGCACGTTCGACTCGCTCGGCATCTCCGGCTCCGGACTGCTCGTCCACCGCAAGTGGCTGGACGCAGTCTCGGACAACATCGCCAACATCAACAACGTCACCTCGACCGACCAGGACGCGTTCCAGGAGCGGCTGATCGTGGCGCAGGCCGTCGACTACGGCTCCGGCGAGGGCGGGGTCCGCGTGGCCCGGGCCGAGTACGGCAGCGCGGAGGGCCGGATGGTCCACGAGCCCGACCACCCGCTCGCCGATGCCAACGGCTACGTCAGGTACCCGGACATCGACCTGGGCGACCAGATGACCCAGCTGATCATGGCGCAGCGCGGCTACCAGGCGAACCTCGCCGTCGTCGAGCGCGCCACCACCGCCTACCAGGCCGCACTCCAGCTCGGGAAGGGCTGA
- the fliE gene encoding flagellar hook-basal body complex protein FliE → MTSPIGGVSFPTAITGLSGVTGAAATPDAAQTTGADDNGFASVLVSSVEELQAKQSTSDGLAVQAATGDLRDVHDYMIAANEAKLATEMVVTIKNKAVEAFNEIMRMPV, encoded by the coding sequence ATGACCTCGCCCATCGGAGGCGTCTCGTTCCCCACGGCGATCACCGGTCTCTCCGGCGTCACCGGGGCGGCGGCCACGCCCGACGCCGCGCAGACCACTGGGGCCGACGACAACGGCTTCGCCTCGGTCCTGGTGTCCTCGGTGGAGGAGTTGCAGGCCAAGCAGTCGACCTCCGACGGTCTCGCCGTCCAGGCCGCCACCGGCGACCTGCGCGACGTGCACGACTACATGATCGCGGCCAATGAGGCCAAGCTCGCCACCGAGATGGTCGTGACCATCAAGAACAAGGCCGTCGAGGCCTTCAACGAGATCATGAGGATGCCGGTCTGA
- the flgB gene encoding flagellar basal body rod protein FlgB: MTGDVTSTALHSALNGLAQRQRVTADNIANLQTPGFLAGRVDFETGLRGALTSGQTPTATTGTVHRSLEPTRMDGNNVNLDAETVIATETGLRYQLALNALDGKYNVMRTALRTA, from the coding sequence GTGACCGGGGACGTCACCTCCACGGCCCTGCACTCCGCGCTCAACGGGCTCGCCCAGCGGCAGCGGGTGACCGCCGACAACATCGCGAACCTGCAGACGCCTGGCTTCCTCGCCGGCCGCGTCGACTTCGAGACCGGCCTCCGCGGCGCCCTGACCAGTGGCCAGACGCCGACCGCCACGACCGGCACGGTCCACCGCTCCCTGGAGCCGACCCGGATGGACGGGAACAACGTGAACCTCGACGCCGAGACGGTCATCGCCACCGAGACGGGGCTGCGCTACCAGCTCGCGCTCAACGCCCTCGACGGGAAGTACAACGTCATGCGCACGGCGCTGCGGACGGCGTGA
- the fliF gene encoding flagellar basal-body MS-ring/collar protein FliF: MPAALAGPVERIRSALATISLGQKVVIGLLTAGLLLGGFFFYRWITAPTYAPLFSNLASTDASAIVDELNAAGAAYELADGGGTIMVPNEQVYDLRLSMSGKGLPAGNDTGYALLDEQGITTSEFQQQVTYQRALQDELARTLESLEGVRTAVVHLALPEEEVFASDEAEPTASVLLDLAPGTGLDSGQVQAVTNLVSSSIEGMDPEQVTVADATGAVLSAPGQGVTSAAGDARSQLEQDYEARLASNAQAVLDPILGPGRAKVSVRADVDLDQRSTTSETHTYEEGTPPISESTTTEEYTGNGAAVGGILGPENQADAGGGTGDSAYNKESTTANNAVGTTVETVEGAPGRINRLTVSVVMDEAVAGNLNQAQIQALVGNAIGLDVARGDDITVASMAFDTTAADRAAEELAAAEEAERQAQLWSMVKTGGIALLVLVVWLRSRRGREDEEDEDYEALELADDVMAELDRIRIESTRAVPVVDNAALEMEAAERARVRGEIATMVSEKPDEVAAMLRGWLSESGVK, encoded by the coding sequence ATGCCTGCTGCCCTCGCCGGGCCGGTGGAGCGGATCCGGTCCGCGCTCGCCACGATCAGCCTCGGCCAGAAGGTCGTCATCGGCCTGCTCACCGCGGGGCTGCTCCTCGGCGGCTTCTTCTTCTACCGGTGGATCACCGCCCCCACCTACGCCCCCCTGTTCTCGAACCTGGCCTCGACCGACGCGTCGGCGATCGTCGACGAGCTCAACGCAGCCGGCGCCGCCTACGAGCTCGCCGACGGCGGCGGCACGATCATGGTGCCGAACGAGCAGGTGTACGACCTGCGACTGTCGATGAGCGGCAAGGGCCTGCCCGCCGGCAACGACACCGGGTACGCGCTGCTCGACGAGCAGGGCATCACGACCAGCGAGTTCCAGCAGCAGGTCACCTACCAGCGCGCCCTGCAGGACGAGCTGGCCCGGACCCTGGAGTCGCTGGAGGGCGTGCGCACCGCCGTGGTGCACCTGGCCCTCCCGGAGGAGGAGGTGTTCGCCTCCGACGAGGCCGAGCCCACCGCCTCGGTGCTGCTTGACCTGGCACCGGGTACCGGGCTGGACAGCGGTCAGGTCCAGGCGGTGACCAATCTGGTCTCCTCCAGCATCGAGGGCATGGACCCCGAGCAGGTCACCGTCGCCGACGCCACCGGCGCGGTGCTCTCGGCCCCCGGCCAGGGCGTCACCTCGGCCGCCGGCGACGCCCGCTCGCAGCTGGAGCAGGACTACGAGGCCCGGTTGGCGTCCAACGCGCAGGCCGTGCTCGACCCCATCCTCGGCCCCGGCCGCGCCAAGGTGTCGGTCCGGGCCGACGTCGACCTCGACCAGCGCAGCACCACCTCGGAGACGCACACCTACGAGGAGGGCACCCCGCCGATCTCGGAGAGCACGACGACCGAGGAGTACACCGGCAACGGCGCCGCCGTGGGCGGCATCCTCGGCCCGGAGAACCAGGCCGACGCCGGGGGCGGGACCGGGGACTCCGCGTACAACAAGGAGTCCACGACCGCGAACAACGCCGTCGGCACGACCGTGGAGACCGTGGAGGGCGCACCCGGCAGGATCAACCGGCTCACCGTCTCCGTCGTCATGGACGAGGCCGTCGCCGGCAACCTCAACCAGGCGCAGATCCAGGCCCTGGTCGGCAACGCCATCGGCCTCGACGTCGCGCGCGGCGACGACATCACCGTCGCCTCGATGGCCTTCGACACCACCGCCGCCGACCGGGCGGCCGAGGAGCTCGCGGCGGCCGAGGAGGCCGAGCGGCAGGCCCAGCTGTGGTCGATGGTCAAGACCGGCGGCATCGCCCTGCTCGTGCTCGTCGTCTGGCTGCGCTCCCGCCGTGGTCGGGAGGACGAGGAGGACGAGGACTACGAGGCGCTGGAGCTCGCCGACGACGTGATGGCCGAGCTGGACCGCATCCGCATCGAGAGCACGCGGGCGGTGCCGGTCGTCGACAACGCGGCGCTGGAGATGGAGGCGGCCGAGCGGGCCCGGGTCCGCGGCGAGATCGCCACGATGGTCAGTGAGAAACCCGACGAGGTGGCCGCGATGCTTCGTGGCTGGCTGAGCGAGAGCGGTGTGAAATGA
- the fliS gene encoding flagellar export chaperone FliS, giving the protein MSTASLRSRYLGDSVATASPQRILVMLYDRLVLDLERAELALETGDRTEAAAQIQHAQDIVFELRESLRVDAWEGGPRLAALYTWMITELVQAGVKRDRNRVSACRQIAEPLRDAWRQAAATLTASPA; this is encoded by the coding sequence ATGAGCACCGCCTCCCTCCGCTCCCGCTACCTCGGCGACTCGGTCGCGACGGCGTCCCCCCAGCGGATCCTCGTGATGCTCTACGACCGGCTCGTGCTCGACCTCGAGCGCGCCGAGCTCGCCCTGGAGACCGGGGACCGCACCGAGGCCGCTGCGCAGATCCAGCACGCGCAGGACATCGTCTTCGAGCTCCGCGAGAGCCTGCGGGTCGACGCCTGGGAGGGCGGGCCGCGACTGGCCGCCCTCTACACCTGGATGATCACCGAGCTGGTCCAGGCCGGCGTCAAGCGCGACCGCAACCGCGTGTCCGCCTGTCGGCAGATCGCCGAGCCGCTCCGGGACGCGTGGCGGCAGGCCGCCGCCACGCTCACCGCCTCCCCCGCATGA
- the fliD gene encoding flagellar filament capping protein FliD, with protein sequence MVSLSVDGLVSGLDTTSLVSQLVAAEALPQTRLKAQMSAAQKAADAYRAVNTKVDAVRAAAEALTADGLAAARTAKSTAASVTASATSTAVPGSRISFTVGSLASTASYLSTATWATTGTDVRKPIGPDATTPGPSPWPLTITRPDGTPTPIDPPDQDATLAETIAYINDREDLGVRATAVNTGNGYRLQLTSTTPGAKGYFDVQSAAGDLFTVVSPAKDATLDVGGVAVTSPTNTFADLMTGVAITVTEESDTSVVVEVGEDLKTVATKVKTLVDAVNAALTSIATNTDSGTSSTAVLKGDFALRQLASRLLTKVSDAVPGAVPSASTPGTYTAGSPAALGVQLTRDGKVTFDEATFLKSMQSDPEAVHRLLGGAPASDGAPAVEGLAQRLATTAKDATKSTTGTLTLLAQGREALVKDYQSRIADWDLRLAARKEALTRQFSAMETALSSLKNQSSWLAGQLGSLSG encoded by the coding sequence ATGGTGAGCCTGAGTGTCGACGGTCTGGTCTCCGGTCTGGACACGACCTCCCTCGTCTCCCAGCTCGTCGCGGCCGAGGCCCTGCCGCAGACCCGGCTCAAGGCGCAGATGAGCGCCGCGCAGAAGGCGGCCGACGCGTACCGGGCGGTCAACACCAAGGTCGACGCCGTACGCGCCGCGGCTGAGGCACTCACCGCCGACGGTCTCGCCGCGGCCCGGACAGCGAAGAGCACCGCTGCCTCGGTGACCGCGAGCGCCACGTCGACCGCCGTTCCCGGCAGCCGCATCAGCTTCACCGTCGGGTCGCTGGCCTCGACGGCCAGCTACCTCAGCACCGCCACCTGGGCCACGACGGGCACCGACGTCCGCAAGCCCATCGGCCCGGACGCCACCACCCCGGGGCCGTCGCCGTGGCCGCTGACGATCACCCGGCCGGATGGCACCCCGACGCCCATCGACCCTCCCGACCAGGACGCGACCCTCGCGGAGACGATCGCGTACATCAACGACCGGGAGGACCTCGGCGTCCGCGCCACCGCGGTGAACACCGGTAACGGGTACCGCCTCCAGCTGACCAGCACCACCCCAGGCGCCAAGGGCTACTTCGACGTGCAGTCCGCGGCAGGCGACCTCTTCACGGTGGTCTCTCCCGCGAAGGACGCCACGCTCGACGTGGGCGGTGTCGCGGTGACGTCACCGACGAACACCTTCGCCGACCTGATGACCGGCGTCGCCATCACGGTCACCGAGGAGAGCGACACGTCCGTCGTCGTGGAGGTGGGCGAGGACCTGAAGACCGTCGCCACCAAGGTGAAGACGCTGGTCGACGCGGTCAACGCCGCGCTGACCAGCATCGCCACCAACACCGACAGCGGAACCAGCAGCACCGCCGTCCTCAAGGGCGACTTCGCGCTGCGCCAGCTGGCCAGCCGGCTCCTCACGAAGGTCTCCGACGCCGTCCCGGGCGCCGTCCCCTCCGCCAGCACCCCCGGCACCTACACCGCGGGCTCCCCGGCTGCCCTGGGCGTCCAGTTGACCCGCGACGGCAAGGTGACGTTCGACGAGGCGACCTTCCTCAAGAGCATGCAGTCCGACCCCGAGGCGGTCCACCGGCTGCTCGGCGGCGCGCCGGCGAGCGATGGCGCCCCCGCCGTGGAGGGCCTCGCCCAGCGACTGGCGACCACGGCGAAGGACGCCACGAAGTCCACCACCGGCACGCTGACCCTCCTGGCACAGGGCAGGGAGGCCCTGGTGAAGGACTACCAGTCGCGGATCGCGGACTGGGACCTGCGCCTGGCCGCCCGCAAGGAGGCGCTGACCCGCCAGTTCAGCGCCATGGAGACGGCACTGAGCTCGCTGAAGAACCAGTCCAGCTGGCTGGCCGGCCAGCTCGGTTCGCTGTCCGGCTGA
- a CDS encoding flagellin has translation MGLRVNNNIAAFNAYRNLNVTDGQMSKSLEKLSSGLRINRAADDAAGLAISEGLRAQIGGLKVAVRNAQDGISVVQTAEGALTETHSILQRMRDLAVQAANDGAVSSTDKAKANAEFQALAKELDDIATKTTFNGTELLDGSYTTKLFQVGANASETLEVSIVDMSASGTAGLFAGAVGDITTQGNASTAITAVTGAIEKVSTERAKLGAVQNRLEHKINNLNATVENLAASESRIRDTDMAQEMVSFTRSQILSQAGTAMLAQANQGSQGVLQLLR, from the coding sequence ATGGGTCTGCGCGTCAACAACAACATCGCCGCGTTTAACGCCTATCGGAACCTGAACGTGACCGACGGTCAGATGAGCAAGTCGCTGGAGAAGCTGTCCAGCGGCCTGCGCATCAACCGGGCGGCCGACGACGCGGCCGGCCTGGCCATCTCCGAGGGCCTGCGCGCCCAGATCGGTGGCCTGAAGGTCGCCGTCCGCAACGCGCAGGACGGCATCTCCGTCGTCCAGACCGCTGAAGGTGCGCTCACCGAGACGCACTCCATCCTGCAGCGCATGCGTGACCTCGCGGTGCAGGCGGCCAACGACGGCGCCGTGAGCTCCACGGACAAGGCCAAGGCGAACGCCGAGTTCCAGGCGCTCGCCAAGGAGCTCGACGACATCGCCACCAAGACGACGTTCAACGGCACCGAGCTCCTGGACGGCAGCTACACCACCAAGCTGTTCCAGGTCGGCGCCAATGCGAGTGAGACCCTCGAGGTCAGCATCGTCGACATGAGCGCCTCCGGCACCGCCGGGCTCTTCGCCGGCGCCGTCGGCGACATCACCACCCAGGGGAACGCCAGCACGGCGATCACCGCGGTGACCGGCGCCATCGAGAAGGTCTCCACCGAGCGCGCCAAGCTCGGTGCGGTGCAGAACCGACTCGAGCACAAGATCAACAACCTGAACGCCACCGTTGAGAACCTGGCCGCGTCGGAGAGCCGCATCCGCGACACCGACATGGCTCAGGAGATGGTGTCCTTCACCCGGTCGCAGATCCTGTCGCAGGCCGGTACGGCGATGCTGGCCCAGGCCAACCAGGGCTCGCAGGGCGTCCTGCAGCTCCTCCGGTGA